In Phocoena phocoena chromosome 3, mPhoPho1.1, whole genome shotgun sequence, the DNA window AGCCTAAAATAACTGTTTAGGATGTCATCACAAAAGCGACACAGGTTGGAGAGCTGTTTCAAATGTTCTTGTAACTGAACTTTAGGAAAGCGTACTTTATAAAGAGGTGCGAGAAAACCAAACACATAGGCATCCAAAGTAGAAggcctaaaaataaattaaggattttttaaaagcacatagaaaatattaatttgggattacgttaaaaaaaaaaacactttttctcAAATACATTTGTCAATTCTGAAGTATACAATACAGTCTTTTAAAAGGTTTCCTACCCATTCTGGCTTATAGAAATGATGCAGCTAGGGTTTTACTCAgttgtagcttttaaaaaatactctacccattttatttagaagaaaattaagTTGTAAATTAAAGATTCATTTTTACTCATAAGTATTATATAGAGACTGGAGACATGGTGGGAATAGTCTTAGAAGTTTCAAATTCACATATGTAGCATATTAAGTCAATGTAAGATTACCGCAACAGAAAAAGTTTCCTATAGTAAAaatccattaaatattttttttaagtgaaaaactcattggggatggggtgggaggaccAGGCAAGGGAACTTGCTTTAAATAACTGCTCACTGAATACATGCAAACAAAACATCAAAATGGTTTGTAAGGGAATGCACTCACGTATCTCCAAAGAAAAACTGAGATGTTCCCAGTCTGTTTGACAGAAGATTTAGGCACTCCTTGGCATCTCTGTATATCTAATAAGGATGAAATTACATCTCAAAGGTAGGAAAGATACTTTGAGAACTCCTTTTCAGACTGGCATCTATAGATAAGTTCATCCCTGCTCCTTCTCTTGTCCCTCCTCTGGAGGGCCCTTGCTCTGAAGGTAATTCCAATCATACCTGAGCTTCTACATCTCGGAGGTGGTAGAGGGGAGGCTCTCCCCTGGTCAGGAGAATCCTATTCAGTGCTCCCTTAGACATCCTTCCAGGCAGGATCAAACTCAAGGGAAAAGGCATTCGTGAAGCAAACCATGGCTTTGTCACAGTAAAGTAATTGTCACTATCAACCCAGAATGTGTGAAGCtgcaaaaggagggaaaaaacacTACAAAGATATTCTTTTACTAAAAGGAAGATCCTCAATCAATGTGAAAGTTTTTCATAAATATCTCTGAATGAAGTTGACTCCATACAAGTTTTCCAGTTAGGATGACTCAAGGATAaatcaatgtttttaaatgtgtgaGTTTTGTTGATTGCTCTAACCCAAGCACCCAGAATAaggcctggaacatagtaggtgctcaatgaatatttgttgaatgaatgaattacagtTGGCCCAACTCTATACATGGACAAACTCCAATCTTTCACAGAGAATCTTTATTTCCAAAATGATATTATCTTTCACTTTGTTGTTTCATACACTAGTTGAACGTCTAACAGAATCAACCCAGTTCTGCAGTTACATGAAAGAATCAAGACTGATACATAAATGAAATTTCTTCTCTTAAgccttttccattatttttcttctaaatcgATTAAGTACATTTTCAGTAAGTCACTAAGATACTGTAATATTCACCAATGCTCACCACTGCAGGAAGAAGCTTCTCTTCGAGGAGAGCAATGTAAGCTAGTGTATCTGCCCCTTGTTTTGCTGACAGTTCATAATcggcattatatttctattaaaaaataaaaaaccaaaaacctcatAAGTCAAGAACATCCCAAAACAGTGAAACTAAATAAATTGGGACTCCTATTCTTCCTCAAAAATGGCAAACATattaaaaggggaaaagagaaatacaaattcagTGACAGATGCTGCTTAATGCAAATAAAGTTCTCAGCACAGCATCATGCACACGTTAaggtcaataaatgttagttttaggtgtttatttattattaactattatttcAATGATTGTTAATGACCTAGTTTAGTTTAGTGCATGACATGTAGTACAAACTTAATAGAggctattattattcttattaacaATAAGGAAAAAGTTCTAATTAGTAGCATTTTCCCCTTGAAAAGAGAAAACCTTCCAACTGAGAAAAGTTCTAAATTTTGTTGATAtaggacttctttttttaaactattggcAAAATCAATGATAACTTTTACATTTATGTAAACTGTTACAGTTTAAACATTTTAGATATATAAATCTTGGCATGTTCAGATATTTTGGATACATTATTTCATGAAACATTTAACTGCAACTATTAGtttaagtgcttttaaaaaataaatagttgcTAGTTGATGGGAACTCAGACCTCACACCAAGCACAAAATGTGTAGCAATTATGGAACTAAATTTACAATCATATCAATAAGTATAATAGTGAAAATGGTTAAATTGAATCTACTTACACCTAAGCTTCAATAAAAACCAAGCAAAGtgcatgaaaatataaattgacTATAACTCACTATATGCCTTTTGAATCACAGTACAACTCATGATTTAGAGCAGTGACTCTCAAATCTATTCTTATTTCAAGCCCTATGTATCtccaaaaaagaattctaaaaaaaaaatttttaatgcactTTCTTTGGAAGCAACATGCAGGGATCAAGAATCTATTTCTCCAGAAGGAACCCAcctgttttcttaaaaagtttaGTATTTTTGCCGGCTGAGAAACAATACTGTCTTCAGTTGTCAAAACTGGTACATCTCCTGTAATCACAACACAGTTTACATGTAAGGAAGAGACTCGATATCCTCTGAAGAGACTCCAATAGCCTAAAAACTATGCCAGTCacatttggagaagaaaaaaatgagtaactcATCTTAGGTTTTTgcaatttcacacacacacaaaaagttttGGAGagcattttcatttctcataatTTCCACTGATTTGGCTTCTCCTTTGAAGTATTACTCAGAATGATCAAAACATAAGCAACACACAGCTAAGGTCGTGGTAAGAACTAAAACCCCAAGGTACTCCATGGCTACAAGCCCCCTAGCTTTAAataagaggggggagggggctcaCAGAGGGCAGAAATGGGTGTTTAAAAGTTTACACTGTACCTCTTGAACCTCTCCAGGTGTTATCTATGACATTGACTTTCAGGGGTGCACCAGAAAACTTGGCGTAAGCCTGAAAGAGAGTTTGCAATAAAACATTTTAGACTGAATACGTAATGCAAATCTGCAGGGCAGCTTTACTTCAAAGCCGGGTCCCCAGAAGGCAGAAACGCCTGACTCGGGGGCTGCGTCCCTCCCGCTACTTCTAGTCGGGGTTGCGCGCTACCAAGATTTCGAggacttttttccccccaaacgtTTGAGGGATGCAGAGCGGGGAGCGCGCGCCTACTGCTTTGGGCTTTCATTCCACTGCACAGACGGCTTTGCAAGGCTGAGAAAACTCGGAGCCAAGCGGAGAAGCCATGACTTCTCCTCCAGGATTCGGCGGGGCCACAGGCTAGGCTGTAACTCGTTGGACGGGAGGGAGACCCGGGCGGTGCAGCGAGCAGCGCCCCGGCCGGCCGGGCCCGAGCGCGGCGGGAACCAACCCCAGCCGCCGGGACCCGGACCAGCCAGCCTCGCGTCTCTGGCCCCGCCCCTTCTTTCCCGCTCCCTGGCCCGCGAGGCGgcctcaccatcaccaccagggACTCGCTGTGCACCGACGGGAGCCCCCAGCCGCCTCCCCAGCACCTGAGCTCCAAGGGCGCCGCCATCTTGCCGGGGCCGACCTTTGCTATCCCGGAAGTACTTTTGCTGCCTACTTTCCGGCACGTGGAAACGCGGGGGCGGGGCGCGAGGGAAGGAAGGGTACTTTGGGGACTGGGAGAGGTGCAAGGCGGGAAGGGCCAATGAAGGGGTTAACAACACGCTTAGCATCAGTTTGGCCTGGGGTTTAAGAGTCCTGGGCAATGTCAAACAACCCGCCAGTAATTCCTCAAGTACTTATTGGCTGCCATGTGTACCAAGCACTTTGACTATTACTACCCTGGGCCTAAATAACCCATTTGTAAACCAGGCATGACAAGTTTATTCACAAGATTGTTGTGTTTAAAATTATGACATAGAGGTAAAGaacttggcatatagtaggcactctGTAATTGTTTGACCCCTTTTCCCCATATATTTGGCTTCTGCTTCTTGCCACTCTCAATCTCAATTAGTCACCTTCATATTTGCTCATTACACTCTTCCTAAAAGTAACACGTTTCCTGAAGTTTGTCAAGTGAATTCTGCCGTTCTTCAGTCTGGAATATTGTTCTTCCCTGGCACTGCTCCCTCAGAAATGAGCTTAACTGTCACCTCCCTGGGACAATTTTCCAAAGTTAGGAACTTATGGGTTCCTGTAGCATCTTGTACATACTTGAATTGTAGCTTCTATCTGATACAAACCTTTTGCCTTTCATTGTACCAGAAGTTCTTTGAAGACAGAACAGGGCTGGCTTCATAGATGTGAGACCTCTGCAGTCACACAGGGCCCTATACTTAGAAGAGCTCACACTTGTTCTGGTGTcattgtcttgaaattcttaataatttttgaacaaagggccctgcattttttatttcaactGGGCCCTGCAAATCATGTCACTAGTCGTGTCTGTGGGCCTAGTGGGCATGAACTACATGTTTCTTAAACATCAAGCTGACAATTTCTcagaaaaaatggaggaaaaagaggaaagatagGCCTTGGGAATGCCATGATCGTAACATGCTCTCTGGGTCTTGAAATTAGCACCTGGATGTCAGGCTTCTTTCTAGAAGGCAAAGTAAACTTTCTGGGATACCCTCCCAGTCACTCCTCTGAGATCTTTCcttcctgtgcctctgagatggctGGGTCCCTTTAAACTACTGAAAACTCAAAAGAAATCTCTGCAAGTTTTCGTAAAATTACAATTGAACAAGTAATTGCTAAGCACTCCCTTACTGTTTACATAGCCATCTAAATTACAGTATGAATCTGCTAAAGTCCATTTTCATGTTTCAAAGGCAAGAGTTCTCAGAAATGGGTAGGGAAGTTATGTCAAAGGTGACATTCCTTTAACAATACTTTAAACTGggaaatgcatacatatgtaccattaaaattaaatgtcaaaatatttattgagcagctactatgtcCAAAACACTAAGGCTCTGGGAGaatacagagataaataagatATGACTTCTCTCCTCAGGAGTTTATACTCTACAAAGGAGACAAAGGATTAGGTGTAACAAGTTAGATTATCATGAGTAAAgttagagataaaaataaaatactatggaAGCAGAGAGTAGGAATGATACATCCTCTGTGGGATCAATGGAGTCTGTCTGTTCAGTCTTCAGAATAAAGCAGGTAATTCAACATCCAGATTCAAGTAATTGGACCTCCCTGTTTAGAGGATTAAAATCCCAAGCCATAAAGCTCAGAGTCCATATACTACaattagacattttaaataatcataCACAGAGAATGTAGATTACTTGAGTCTTGTttataggagggagggaggtgaaagTGGATGCACATTCTTTGTGGACACACAGCATAATTACTCAGTTTACCCTTCTCTATTATTGCTGCTGTTACATACAACAGTTTCATTTgcattaaagagaaattaaatatccTAGCTTTGAGTTGAGACAGAGAATAGCATGCTAATGCTTCTGATGAGAGAATCCTTACACACAGGTTTATTAGTGCCTGTTTAATAGCAATCTTTTATTGTTGCAATTCCTCTTGAGAGTCTGTATTTTCTAGATTGAATTTTAAAACCCTAGGCCAGTTGATTGCACAACCAGGCTGAATATTGTTCCAGAGAACCACAGAGAAAGCTGAAACCTTCAGGAATTATGCCTGGTATGGGTAGTTGGTATGCCCCTGCGCCTTTTTTCTGGCTGCTAGAGAGTATTATTCAAAGTTCatcaaaataatttcagattcCTACCAGGAAGCATGCTATCTGCAAAACATTCATGTATGTGTGGGATGACCTGAATTACAGCTTTATAATGAGTATTCCAGACAGTGTTTTCCCTGAGaaagaaatcttatttttcaaaatatagacTTTGAAAATGGCTTCATCTAGTGATGGTCATCTGGACTCCGGGGACCTGATCTTGGCATCCATTCCTATCCCTCATGTGTTTCTTAACTTAGGAGACATGGTATTAAGATCTTTTGTCTGGATGATTAAGAATCTGTAATATGGTGCTGTCAGCAAAGATGAAAGGTTTGTGACAAGTGATTATGCATTATGAACTAGAGAGCCTTGAATGTCACTTTCAACTCTAAACTTCTGTAATTCAGTTCCATGTTTAGATAAGGAACCCTTGGGGAGGAAACTAACAGACACTGAATAGAAGTCAGGAGAGCTGGTTTCCTGATTTTGTTTCTAAATAGCCATATGACCTTGAGCCAATCATTTTACCTTTATTCCTCAACTCATTCACTTATAAAGTGAAGGTTGTTTTAGCTCTGAGATACTATCATTTTATGTGTGATAAGCATTTAATAATAGCTGACATTCATGGAACAATTTCTACATGCCAGAAATAGTTTTAAGTATCCAACATaactcatttgatcttcataatGACTCCATGAGGTAAATACTGTTATGTTCCCCTATTTTCAGGGAGGAAAATTAAGGCACAAAGATGTTAATTAACCTTCCCAAGGTCACCTAGCCAATAGGTGATACAGGCAGGATttcaacccaggcagtctgggcttatactcttaaccactatgtcATTCTGCCTAtagccttctttttcttttaaaaaaatttttattgaaatataattgatttacaatgtcgtgttagtttcaggtatacagcaaagtgattcggttttatatatataaatattatatatatatatatatatatatatatatataacttttatacattctcttccattataggttattacaagatactgagtatagttctctttgctgtacagtaggtccttgttggttatctattttatatttagtagtgtgtatattttaacctcaaactcctaatttgtgcctctctcctttctcctttggtaaccataagtttgttttctgtgtctgtgagtctttcttttttttttaaagaagttcatttgtatcgttttttttagatgccacatataagcaatatcatatgatatttgtctttctctatctggcttacttcacttagtatgataatctctaggtccatccatgctgctgcaaatggcattatttcattcttttttatggctaatattccattgtgtatatataccacatcttctttatccattcatctgttgctggacacttaggttgcttccatgtcttggctattgtaaatagtgctgctatgaagattggggtgcatgtatctttctgaattatgtttttctctggatatatgcccaggattgggactgcaggatcatatggtagctctgtttttagttatttaaggaacctccatactgttctccctatatagtggctgtaccaattgacattcccaccaacagtgtaggagggttccttcctctctacaccctctccagcatttattacttgtaaactttttgatggcCGTTCTGCCTGTAGCCTTCTAAGTAGTCCTATAAAAATCATAGTTTCACTCAGAGTAGAATTATCAGTGACATgatattactatcattatttatttaatagtatTTGTTTAGAATTAAGCCATTAAACAAGTTCATGAAGCAACTTCTATATGCCCAGCACCTTGCTGGGCAGTCAGGGAATAAAAACTTGTGTTCATGCTTTCAAAGGGATAGTTGATAAAACAAAGCCTACATATTTGAGGCAACTAGAGATGTTTAGGAGGTACCATTTTGTCAAGCAGACCACAAGTCTAATGTGGCTTTAGACAAAGTCTTTAATGTACTGCAATGCTTGGCAAAGGCCTGGTAGAAGAAATAGGACTTTAGCTGACCTTGAAGGATGAGTGCATTGGATTTAAACTGGCACAGAGGAAGGCACTCCATGGGCTATACTACATATATAAGTCAAGGCTTAGAGATGGGAATGACAATGGCAAAGAATCTGAAGACAAGTAAATGGATGCTGGATTTGACAATAAGCTGGAGACTGATCAGGAAGAATGTTGATTGACTAACTTGAGAACCATAATTGGTGATATTGGAAGGCATGGGGATATGTAGTTTTGAGGAagtaaaaaaagagtaaaagtcTTAATACAATATTAATGGATTCACATAATCATGGACGGGAGGTGGAATGCTATTGTTTCATGGACATGAGAGGAGGAAGTGTTTTATGAATTCATGCATTGCATTATAtgaatttaaatgtgaaaaaaatgaagggaggaaATGCTGCAGAATATTGTTAGAAGACAGTCACCTGGCACCCTTGCACTGAGCATTTCTCATTGAATAGGTTGTTAGAAATCAAACTGCAAAGATTACTAAAGAGAATGGTATTAGGAATAGGGGCAGGTATAATATCACAAGGAATATGCCagataaaggaaggaaaggaatagGACAGGAGCAGAATACTCAAGATAAAGTTCTTGAAGGAGTTTACAGGGTGGATCTACATACAGACATGGTGAGCAAAAGCCTGAAGATGGCAGAGAGAAGAGTGATGGGGTCCTAGGAATTACCCTAAGAGTTGAGAGGCTGAGATCAGGAGTTTGAGCAGTGGCGCTGGCAATGAAAATGAGAGACATGCTTTCTTTCTGACACTAGAGTAAGTTTCAAGGAGAGCACGGAATTCTGAGTTAGCTCAAATCAGTTACCTTCAAATTTCCCTGTTACattagaaaacaaatcaaaagagCCTGAGGGAAAAAGATTAGGGGctctaaagagagagagaaagcaatttAGAGGATGTATCAGGGAATTAGTatctaaagagagagagaaagcaatttAGAGGATGTATCAGGGAGT includes these proteins:
- the MTX3 gene encoding metaxin-3 codes for the protein MAAPLELRCWGGGWGLPSVHSESLVVMAYAKFSGAPLKVNVIDNTWRGSRGDVPVLTTEDSIVSQPAKILNFLRKQKYNADYELSAKQGADTLAYIALLEEKLLPAVLHTFWVDSDNYFTVTKPWFASRMPFPLSLILPGRMSKGALNRILLTRGEPPLYHLRDVEAQIYRDAKECLNLLSNRLGTSQFFFGDTPSTLDAYVFGFLAPLYKVRFPKVQLQEHLKQLSNLCRFCDDILNSYFRLSLGGISPAGQETVDANLQKLTQLVNKESNLIEKMDDNLRQSPQLPPRKLPTLKLTPAEEESNSSQRLSP